A single Pseudodesulfovibrio aespoeensis Aspo-2 DNA region contains:
- a CDS encoding sensor histidine kinase: protein MLGDDMEMTDRFKPQFWTAGSPAGPGRGLFNYTRIWRLAILLLTVVTLAPLLVLTVIDYNVTRHSLESENLLRTARTTSNTRRTLAYFLDARHKALEFVATRYGVESLREPELLAGILGSLKQSFGGFVDLGLIDNTGRQVAYNGPYSLLGRDYSTQEWFASALSLGKYTSDVFLGYRDVPHLIIARHTKDPATGEDYVLRATLDTEQFNAALSSLDLPGQGDAFIINSRGVMQTPSRYMGSLFSVIDLPIPPYSETTSVLPVMGKDGTDYTVGFAYIEDTPFILLVVKKTAELMKPWETVRMDLLWLLVTSVVVILVVIVGVSTYMVDKIYVADQTRANALHQMEHTNRMASIGRLAAGVAHEINNPLAIINEKAGLIKDLFSFKEQYAHDRRLLANIDSILASVERCGRITKRLLSFARHIDVNVEVLRFKDVAEEVLSFLHKEAEYRNIAIVMSIPENMPEFVSDRGKLQQIFLNLVNNAFQAMNDGGRLSISAARGEGDTLDFTVRDNGCGIPEADRKRIFEPFFSTKKKTGGTGLGLSITYGLVQELGGSMAVESEVGKGTAFTITLPLKAPVTEARKK from the coding sequence ATGCTGGGTGACGACATGGAAATGACCGACAGGTTCAAGCCGCAGTTCTGGACGGCGGGCAGTCCCGCTGGTCCGGGCAGGGGGCTGTTCAACTACACCCGCATCTGGCGGCTGGCCATCCTCCTGCTGACGGTGGTGACGCTGGCCCCGCTGCTGGTGCTGACGGTCATCGACTACAACGTCACCCGGCACTCGCTCGAATCCGAGAACCTCCTGCGCACGGCCCGGACCACCTCCAACACCCGGCGCACCCTGGCCTACTTCCTGGACGCCCGGCACAAGGCCCTGGAATTCGTGGCCACGCGCTACGGGGTGGAGAGCCTGCGCGAACCGGAACTGCTTGCGGGCATTCTCGGATCGCTCAAGCAGAGCTTCGGCGGGTTCGTGGATCTCGGCCTGATCGACAACACGGGCCGTCAGGTGGCCTACAACGGCCCCTACAGCCTGCTGGGCCGCGACTACAGCACACAGGAATGGTTTGCCAGCGCCCTGTCGCTGGGCAAATACACCAGCGACGTGTTCCTGGGCTACCGCGACGTGCCGCACCTGATCATCGCCCGCCACACCAAGGACCCGGCCACGGGCGAGGACTATGTGCTGCGCGCCACTCTGGACACCGAGCAGTTCAACGCCGCTCTCTCCTCCCTCGACCTGCCCGGCCAGGGCGATGCCTTCATCATCAACTCCAGGGGGGTCATGCAGACCCCGTCCCGGTATATGGGCTCCCTCTTCTCGGTGATAGACCTTCCCATCCCGCCCTATTCCGAGACCACGAGCGTGCTCCCGGTCATGGGCAAGGACGGCACCGACTACACCGTGGGCTTCGCCTACATCGAGGATACGCCCTTCATCCTGCTGGTGGTCAAGAAGACCGCGGAGCTGATGAAGCCTTGGGAAACCGTGCGCATGGACCTGCTCTGGCTGCTGGTGACCAGCGTGGTCGTGATCCTTGTGGTCATCGTCGGCGTGTCCACCTACATGGTGGACAAGATCTACGTAGCCGACCAGACCAGGGCCAACGCCCTGCACCAGATGGAGCACACCAACCGCATGGCGTCCATCGGACGGCTGGCCGCGGGCGTGGCCCACGAGATCAACAACCCCCTGGCCATCATCAACGAGAAGGCGGGCCTGATCAAGGATCTCTTCAGCTTCAAGGAGCAGTACGCCCACGACAGGCGGCTGCTGGCCAACATCGATTCCATCCTCGCCTCGGTGGAGCGGTGCGGCAGGATCACCAAGAGGCTTCTCAGCTTTGCCCGGCACATAGACGTGAACGTGGAGGTCCTGCGCTTCAAGGACGTGGCCGAAGAGGTCCTGAGCTTCCTGCACAAGGAGGCGGAATACCGCAACATCGCCATTGTCATGAGCATCCCGGAGAACATGCCCGAATTCGTCTCGGACCGGGGCAAACTCCAGCAGATCTTCCTCAATCTGGTCAACAACGCCTTCCAGGCCATGAACGACGGGGGCCGCCTGTCCATCAGCGCCGCCAGGGGCGAGGGCGACACCCTGGACTTCACCGTGCGCGACAACGGCTGCGGCATTCCAGAGGCGGACCGCAAACGGATATTCGAACCCTTCTTCTCGACAAAGAAAAAAACCGGGGGCACCGGGCTTGGCCTCTCCATCACCTACGGGCTGGTCCAGGAGCTGGGCGGGTCCATGGCCGTGGAGAGCGAGGTGGGCAAGGGCACTGCCTTCACCATCACCCTGCCGCTCAAGGCTCCTGTGACAGAGGCCCGTAAAAAATGA
- a CDS encoding ATP-binding protein, translated as MTPQDSRQESREDLRFFGTVSASVSHELKNVLAVINEAAGLLEDLALMAGRGTPLDPERLARAATTILGQVRRGDTIVRAMNGFAHLPDEPEDATHAGTDLAAILNLAASLFTRMADMRQVSLRLGDCAPAMSQANPFDLIRLLHSAMLAAFGTMGRGDTLTVSLAPASEGTRLVLSPSGAPLALPDDPGFNALAARLDTVAALDDTGSLVLAIRR; from the coding sequence ATGACCCCCCAGGACTCCCGGCAGGAATCAAGGGAAGACCTGCGCTTTTTCGGCACGGTCAGCGCCTCGGTCTCCCACGAGCTCAAGAACGTCCTGGCCGTGATCAACGAGGCGGCAGGCCTGCTTGAGGATCTCGCCCTCATGGCCGGACGCGGCACCCCGCTCGACCCGGAGCGGCTGGCGCGCGCGGCCACGACCATCCTGGGCCAGGTCCGCCGGGGCGACACCATTGTCCGGGCCATGAACGGCTTTGCCCACCTGCCCGATGAGCCGGAAGACGCGACCCATGCCGGGACCGACCTGGCCGCCATCCTGAATCTGGCCGCAAGCCTGTTCACCCGCATGGCCGACATGCGTCAGGTCTCCCTGCGCCTGGGCGACTGCGCCCCGGCCATGTCGCAAGCCAACCCCTTTGACCTGATCCGGCTCTTGCACAGCGCCATGCTCGCCGCCTTTGGCACCATGGGCCGGGGCGACACCCTGACCGTGTCCCTGGCCCCGGCCTCCGAGGGCACGCGCCTTGTCCTGTCCCCGTCTGGCGCGCCCCTGGCCCTGCCCGACGATCCCGGCTTCAACGCCCTGGCCGCCCGGCTCGACACCGTGGCGGCCCTGGACGACACAGGTTCCCTGGTCCTCGCCATCAGGCGCTGA
- a CDS encoding response regulator, with protein MSVITVFNGMFSEAGLVVKRVLDSSGYRLITDQEIVADAANLSGMAESKIARAFQAKASVFNSFNHEKERAVAWLRLAMANKLMDGDGLLFSGFASQLPPADIGHILRICLISGVKDRLAVAAREEGYAEKHAAKIIRKDDEDRAAWVKLLTDTDDPWAKALYDMVIPVGATGVDQSASLILEHLNNDAIAATPASRAKVADFLLAAKVETVLAAEGHNVQVLADAGAVTLTINKHVLMLERLEHELADIVSPVDGVKSVTTAVGKGYHQTDIYRRVDFEIPSKVLLVDDEREFVQTLSERLMMRDMGSAVVYDGESALDMVREDEPEVMILDLKMPGIDGIEVLRRVKKEHPMVEVIILTGHGSEKDRETCMELGAFAYLHKPVDIEILSRTLKAANEKIRAGK; from the coding sequence ATGTCAGTGATTACAGTATTCAACGGCATGTTCAGCGAAGCCGGCCTGGTGGTCAAGCGCGTGCTCGACAGCTCAGGCTACCGGCTGATCACGGACCAAGAGATCGTGGCCGACGCGGCCAACCTGTCCGGCATGGCCGAGAGCAAGATCGCCCGCGCCTTTCAGGCCAAGGCCTCGGTCTTCAACTCCTTCAACCATGAAAAAGAGCGGGCCGTGGCCTGGCTGCGCCTGGCCATGGCCAACAAGCTCATGGACGGCGATGGGCTGCTCTTCTCCGGCTTCGCCTCCCAGCTGCCGCCCGCCGACATCGGGCACATCCTGCGGATATGCCTCATCTCCGGGGTCAAGGACAGGCTGGCCGTGGCCGCCCGCGAAGAGGGCTATGCCGAAAAGCACGCCGCCAAGATCATCCGCAAGGATGACGAGGACCGGGCCGCCTGGGTCAAGCTCCTGACCGACACCGACGACCCCTGGGCCAAAGCCCTTTACGACATGGTCATCCCCGTGGGCGCCACGGGCGTGGACCAGAGCGCCAGCCTGATCCTTGAGCATCTGAACAACGACGCCATCGCGGCCACCCCGGCCTCGCGCGCCAAGGTCGCGGACTTCCTGCTCGCGGCCAAGGTCGAGACCGTGCTCGCCGCCGAGGGCCACAACGTCCAGGTGCTGGCCGACGCGGGCGCGGTCACCCTGACCATCAACAAGCACGTGCTCATGCTCGAACGCCTGGAGCACGAACTGGCCGACATCGTCTCGCCCGTGGACGGCGTCAAGTCCGTGACCACTGCCGTGGGCAAGGGATATCATCAGACGGACATCTACCGCCGGGTGGACTTCGAGATCCCGTCCAAGGTGCTGCTGGTGGATGACGAGCGCGAGTTCGTCCAGACCCTGTCCGAGCGGCTGATGATGCGCGACATGGGCTCTGCCGTAGTCTACGACGGCGAGTCGGCCCTCGACATGGTCCGCGAGGACGAGCCCGAGGTCATGATCCTGGACCTCAAGATGCCCGGCATCGACGGCATCGAGGTGCTGCGCCGGGTCAAGAAGGAGCATCCCATGGTCGAGGTCATCATCCTCACCGGCCACGGCTCGGAGAAGGACCGCGAAACCTGCATGGAGCTGGGCGCCTTCGCCTACCTGCACAAGCCCGTGGACATCGAGATATTGAGCCGCACCCTCAAGGCCGCCAACGAAAAGATCCGCGCCGGAAAGTAA
- a CDS encoding response regulator transcription factor has product MKILLVDDEVELVSAMAERLQLRGYDADWTDSGDDALVMARTCSYDLAVLDIRMPKISGLELKRRLFELCPSMKFIFLSGQGSESDFKEGCAGGVCYLIKPIRIEDLVARIEEDATHGGDQ; this is encoded by the coding sequence ATGAAGATTCTTCTGGTAGACGACGAGGTGGAGCTGGTCTCGGCCATGGCCGAGAGGCTCCAGTTGCGCGGCTATGATGCCGACTGGACCGACAGCGGCGACGACGCCCTGGTCATGGCCCGGACCTGTTCCTATGATCTGGCCGTGCTCGACATCCGGATGCCGAAAATCAGCGGCCTTGAGCTGAAGCGGCGGCTTTTCGAGCTGTGCCCCTCCATGAAGTTCATCTTCCTTTCGGGCCAGGGCTCGGAGTCGGATTTCAAGGAGGGATGCGCCGGGGGCGTATGCTACCTGATCAAGCCCATCAGGATAGAAGACCTCGTGGCCAGGATCGAAGAGGACGCAACCCATGGAGGTGACCAATGA